A single window of Theropithecus gelada isolate Dixy chromosome 9, Tgel_1.0, whole genome shotgun sequence DNA harbors:
- the LOC112631185 gene encoding uncharacterized protein LOC112631185 — translation MDVDPGLDAPHSARCRQSWHWKENPVSSMQPPSFSKHLPCTCHMPDVLLTARDTALIKIDDVPAVTEVEVETENKQENKCSNKIISDYDKCGDDNRAGCWQTVMRESGATFGGEGFSPEVLCKLA, via the coding sequence ATGGATGTGGATCCTGGTCTAGATGCGCCACATAGTGCTCGATGCAGGCAGAGCTGGCACTGGAAAGAGAACCCAGTCTCCTCCATGCAGCCTCCCTCCTTCAGCAAACATTTGCCTTGCACCTGCCATATGCCAGACGTTTTGCTAACTGCCAGGGATACGGCACTGATCAAGATAGATGATGTCCCTGCTGTCACGGAGGTAGAagtggaaacagaaaacaaacaagagaacAAATGCAGCAACAAGATCATTTCTGATTATGATAAGTGTGGAGATGATAATAGAGCAGGGTGCTGGCAGACAGTGATGCGGGAGTCTGGGGCTACTTTTGGTGGGGAAGGTTTCTCTCCGGAGGTCTTGTGTAAACTGGCATGA